From the Oceanobacillus kimchii X50 genome, the window CAGCAAATCAAGTTGTAAAACAAATGCGTACAGATCTATTTCAACACACGCAAAGAATTCCAATTCGCTACTATATAGATCAACCTGCTGGCTCTGTTGTAGCCCGTATAACCAATGATACAGAGGCTATACGAGATTTATATGAAAGGGTATTATCGATTGTTGTAACAAGTCTGATCCATATGGGTGGTATTTTTGTAGCATTATTTATTTTAGATCCTACATTAGCTGCTATGTGTTTATTTATTATCCCGCTATTATATATTTGGATGAAAGTCTACAAGTATTATGGAACTAAATACAATAAAGTAGTCCGGAAAACCATAAGTGAAATAAATGGAAATATTAGTGAAGCTATTCAAGGAATGCCAATCATTCAAGCATTTAACCGTCAGAAGAAGACGAAAGAAGAATTTGAAGTGTTAAATAATCGTAATTATACGTATCAGAAAAAATTAATTAAATTAAGTGCTTTAACTTCCTATAATCTTGTGACAGTAATTAAAAACCTAACGTTAGTGGGATTTATATGGTATTTCGGGTCAGCTTCTTTTGATATAACGAGTGTCATTTCTATTGGGATGCTCTATGCATTTGTAGATTATATAAATAGGTTGTTTGAACCTGCTTCAGATATAGTCAATCAATTACCGTTATTAGAACAGGCAAGAGTAGCTGGAACTCGGGTATTTGAATTGCTAGATCAAGATGGGGAGCAAGTAGAAGTTCAACCGATTCCTCGCTATAAAGGGAATATAGAATTTGATCAAGTTACCTTTTCGTACAAAGAGAATGAGAGTGTATTACACAATCTTTCATTTTCAATCCACTCTGGTCAAACAGTTGCATTTGTTGGTCACACTGGATCTGGAAAAAGTTCGATTATGAACTTATTATTCCGTTTTTATGATCCTCAAAAAGGAACGATTCGAATAGATGGAATGAATACCAAAGATTTATCTCGGCAACAAGTGCGTAGTCATATGGGAATAGTATTACAAGATCCATTTCTTTTTACAGGCACCATAGTGTCAAATGTAACGATGAATGATCCTAATGTATCAAGAGATGACGCCATTAAAGCTTTACAAGCTGTTGGTGCATCTTCCTTTATTGAGAGATTACCAAAAGGGTATGATGAGCCAGTGAATGAAAGTGGCACTACTTATTCATTAGGAGAGAGACAACTGATTTCTTTTGCTAGAGCATTAGCATTTAACCCTGCTATTCTTATTTTAGATGAAGCAACTGCAAATATAGATACCGAGACAGAACAAGTCATTCAGCGAGCTTTAGAAGTTCTAAAAAAAGGTCGAACAACGCTTGTTATCGCCCATCGTTTATCCACAATTCAGCAGGCCGATCAAATAATTGTGTTGGATCATGGAACTATTAAAGAGCAGGGGAATCATGATACACTGATTAAAGAAAAAGGTTATTATTATGAAATGTATCAAATGCAGCAAGGATCAATTAGAGCGAACGTTTCTTAAAAAAGTTTGATGAGGTGCCTCGTGAAATCAAAAAATAATAAGAATCATGATATTATTGATGATGATCTATATGAAGAAATAGAGGAAGAAGAACTTCATGAATTGGTAAAAGAAGAGCAAAGAAAAGCAATCGAACGTTCAAAAAATAAAGAACAATCCACAAAGCGTCCATTTCCAAAATGGATGTTTTGGGTGATTGCTGTAGCGATGACTTTTAATATTCTGGCTTTTTTTCCTCAAATTATATCTATTCCCGCAATTGATTTTTTACAGACTTCATCAACATTATCACAAAATAAAGATATCCAGACATATAAGGAAGCTGTAGTTGTAGTTGAAACGGATGATGGGAGAGGAACAGGATTTTCCATTACTCAACAAGGCAAAATTCTTACGAATGAACATGTTGTAGAAGGATATGACTCTGTGGTTATTTCTTTTCCAGAGCTAGGTTTATATGAAGCAGAAGTAATAGAAAGCTATCCGGAAATTGATATGGCTGTATTACAGACTAAAAATGAAGAGGATGTTCCTTATCTAACTATTGATGATCAGTATCAAGTATCTCAAGACGAAGGCATTCGTTTTATAGGTAATCCTCTATTCTTTAATGGAATTGCTAATGAAGGGAATATTGCTGGTACCGTATTGTTAGATAACTGGGATAAAGAAGTGGTGATGATTCAAGCACCTGTATACAGAGGGAATAGTGGAAGCCCAATAATTAATCGAGCTGGTGATGTAGTTGGAGTGATATTTGCTACATTAGATCATGAATCGAAGGGCAAAGTAGGTTTATATGTACCTATTTCCTATTTTACAGAATTGTAACAAACTAGAAATGGTTGTTTAGCACGTTCAGAGAAGGGTATTTACATACTATAACCTTTCTGGAGGTGCTTTTATGTTATATAGTTCAAAAATGAAAGAAATGAATATCCGTGCGACGGATGGTGATATTGGAAAAATAAAAGATATTTACTTTAATGACAATTGGAATGTGAAATTTGCTGTAGTCGATACAAGAAAATGGTTACCTGGACGAAAAGTACTTCTTCCTTTGCATATTTTTCATCCCATTCATAAAGATAGTGAATATGTAGAAGTGGATTATGATAAAGATCAAATTCGAAATAGTCCACCTGTCCCGGAGGATGAACATTTTACACCAGATGATCAAGGGAATGTACTAGATTATTTTGGATGGAATATGTATAAAGATAACGCTGTATCCACTCCTAGTCATAGTCCACTCGTTACATTTGATCATCCAGGTGTAGATCGAAGCGTGCCAGAGGAACCACATTTAAATCGTAATGAAATATTGTCGAATGACAAGCTAAGAAGTGAGGAAGAAACGCTTGATTTCAAGGTACATGCTAAAGACGGGAAAATTGGTAACATTGTGGATCTTATCTGTGATGAAAACAATAATTGGAAAATCACATACCTTGTCGTACAAAATAGTGAAAATATGACGAAAAATGAATTCTATATTTATCGTATAGAACAAATTCAGACCGTTGATTGGTTTGAAAGAGATCTTTATATCAATGATTCTGTAAAAGGACTAGAAGGAACTACACCTTTTACAGATAAAAATGAAATCTTATCTAGCTTGTCTTAAAGCTATATTGGATTATGAATTCGGTGCAAGTGAATGAAATGAAAATCCAAGTAATCCGGATTGCAGATTAGATTCGGATTAGTTGGGTTTTTATTTGTAATACTTTAATGTTGTTAATCAAGATTAAAACTTTCTAATTTGCTATAAATTGAAAGAGGTTACTGGTCACCGTTACGGTTTTTTAAATAAAATGTAAACCAATTGAGATAGTATCCATTATTGGTTTGCGTTACCATTGACATACTCATTGATTCTAATGAGGTTAGACTATAAAATGATAAATGGTGGGAACATCATATGATATATATAAAACAAATAATAATGAAACGTACATATAAAATTAAAAATAATACACCCGAAAAGGTAAAGAAAAATACGAATGATATGATGGTTGGGAGGGTCCTAATGTGATGATGAGTCAACTAAAGGAAACTCCTATAGAAGATAAAGTATATGCAATTCAACAAGGGGACAAGTATCTGCAAAATGAATTACTAAGAACTTATCAACCTTTTATAGCCAAGTGCGTATCGGAAGTATGTAAAAGATATATTGATCCAAAAAGGGATGATGAATTTAGTATCGGTTTGTCTGCTTTTAACGAAGCTATATTTTCTTATGTTCCAAATAAAGGAAGTTCTTTTTTATCGTTTGCAAAATTAGTTATTAAACGGAAAGTTATTGATTATATCCGTTATCAGCAAAAGAGGTCCGCATCTTTATCATTGGATGAAACGTATGATGAAGAACAAATGGAAAACTCATTAGAAATTGCGGCAGTTCAAGAAAAATACCAAATGGAAATTGATGCGCAAAATAGGAAAGAAGAAATTCTTGAATTTAAAGAGAAATTAAAGTTATATAAATTATCTTTAGTTGAATTAACCGAGGTATCGCCAAAACATCGTGATGCCCGTGAATCCGCAGTTAAAACTGCACGAATACTTTATAACGATCCAACTCTCAGGGACTATGTATACAGAAAGAAAAAGCTCCCTATTAAAGATTTGGTAAAGAAAGTCGATGTTAGTAAAAAAACATTAGAAAGAAATAGAAAATTTATACTTGCAATGTTTATTGTACTTAGTGAAGACTATATCTATCTTAAGGAATATCTTAAGGGAGTGGGGCAATGAAAAAAGGAATTGTGATGGAAAGGCATCGCAAATACACCATTTTAATGACTAAAGATGGTTCCTTTGTAAAAGGAAGAGTACTTTCGAATCAATCTGAGATTGGTGAAGAAGTTGTCTTTCGACCAATAGGAAATCGCCAAGTTATGTTGCGAAAACAACGTGGCATACCTTGGAAGGTGTCTTTATTAGCTGCTGCAATATTATTAGTTGTTTTACCGATGTATTTTTTATCTAATGGAGAGAAAACTTTTGCATATGTGACCGTAGATATCAATCCAAGTATTGAAATGCAAGTCGATGACCAATTTGAAGTGCAAAGGATAGAGGCAATCAATGATGACGGTGAAGAAATTATAAAAGCTTTGAATGAATATGAACACCATTCTATTGAAGAGGTCATTAGAGAAATTATTATTGAAAGTGAAGATCATGGATTTGCATCTGAGAAAAATATGGTTGTTGGTATAAGTTACTTAGGTGAAGATATTTCTAATTCGGTTCCAAACCATTTGCAAGACTATTTATCCACATTACAGGAATGGCGTGTAGCAACATTAATTATTCCTGAAAAGATTCGTGAATTAGCACAGGAAGAAAAAACTTCAATGAATGAAATGATGGCGACTCATATGAACGACGATGAAATGATAGAAGGGGAAGCGCTAGATTCTAATGATAAAGCAATTATAAATTCTTTTTTTAATGAGATAGAAGAAGCGAACCCTGACTCATCACAACATGAGTCTGAAAAAGGTGAGGATAAAAATAAAGAGGTTATCATTGAGGAAGACAATAATGATGATGTTACAGACCAAAGTGTTGCTAATTCAGAACGAGAAAAAGCAGTAGCCGATACAGATGAAGAGGATAAAGAAGTGAACCTTCTCGAAAAAGAAGTTAAGCCAACAGAAGAAATAAAGGATAGAAATCCTGGAAATCAGTGGGAACATAGACGATTTCCGTCTGAGAAAGAGGATAAAAAAGAACAACATGACGAATTAAACTATTACAATAAACACAAAAAAGAAATACAAGATAAAAATGATGAACATAAAAATGATATAGATAAATACGATGAACACCATAGAACAAATTCGAAACATCATAAACATAGTGAGTTACCAAAGAAAGAAGATAAGAATAATTGGCCACCAAAGAAAAAAGAAAAGGATAATAAAGAATTTAAATGATGGGAAAACTCTCCCATCATTTAAGTGTGTTTACATTTCTATTTTCTCAGGATTAAGAGGTGTTGTTAACTTCATTGCATGCTCTAAATAATACAATAAAGTATCATGTGAATGTAGTACTTGCTGATGATCCATAGAGAAATGGTAATCGTTTAAAAAACGTTCAATTTTCTTAGATAAGATATCATCTTTTGTACGTACCATAAGCACTAATAAATCATCCCATTGACCCCAAAGTGTATAATACAATGCTTTATCGTAATCCGGAATAACCATCCGTATTCCCTCCTTACCCGAAAAGGATATTTCTTATTTTGCCCGGTTTCTATATATAATGTCTTTTACATTAATGGTGTGTCTGCCAAAAAAAGGTGATATAAATCTGTATAAAAAGTAAATATCTATACAAAATAAGTGCAAATAAGGTAAGGAGGAAAAAGATATGAAATTGCGTATATTTGCGGTTATGGCTTTACTTTTTGTGCTTGTTGCTTGTCAAAATGCAGAAGAAAATTCAATGGATAATAATATGGACGAAGGTAATGTGGAGCCGACCCGTTATGACAACAATTCTAATTTAGGTCAAGAAATGGTTGATAAAAACAATTCGATGCAACGTGATGCAGATCAAAATCAAAACACAAAATATGATGTTTCAGAGGAAGCTGCAGAAAAAATTTCTAACCAAGTAGAAGGAATTGAAGATGCATATGTATTAACTACTGATAATAATGCATATGTTGGAGCACATTTAAATCAAGACAATAACAACGAAAACAATGGTCAATCTGAACAAGCAGGAGACAATGTATCGGATGAAACAAAGCAACAAATTGCTGATATTGTTCGTTCTGTTGATAACTCCATTGAAAATGTTTATGTTACAACAAATCCAGATTTTATGGATTTAACTGATCGCTATATCAATGATCTAGATGAAGGCCGTCCGATAGAAGGATTTTTTGATCAATTTGGAAATATGATTGAGCGTATTTTCCCGAATAACCGATAAATTTTATAGTTTGTTTTGTAACTGTCGAGAGGAAGACCAAACGGTCAAACTCTCGACAGTTTTTTATTTACAGGAAAATTAAATTTCCTTTTCTTTTATGATACACATATGATATAGTGTAGACATATAATTCTTAGTATCCAAAGTATATTACTTGGAATTAATATAAATGGAGAGGAAACCATCAATGGGTAGAGAATTTATTGATATTTTTGAGGATTGGGCACCTTTATATGACGACAGTGTAACCGGAAAAGATGCACAATATGAAAAGGTATTTGAGCATTATGATCAAATTCTTTCAGAAGTAGTAGAAAAAAGCCTAGATAAGGTACTGGAGTTCGGTGTAGGCACTGGGAATTTAACAAACCAATTACTCAAAGAGGGAAAGAGTGTAATTGGAATTGAACCATCTAGTGCAATGAGGAAAATTGCTCAAAAGAAAATTCCAGATATTACAATCTTGGATGGAGATTTTATTAATTTCCCGAAATTGACAATGCCAATAAATAGTATTGTTAGCACATATGCATTTCACCATTTGACAGATGAGGAAAAAAAACAAGCAATTAAACAATTTCATGAAGTACTACAACCAAAAGGTATGGTTGTATTTGGAGATACGATGTTTGAAACAATAGAAGCGAAACAAAAACAAATTGATATAGCAAGAAAAAAAGGTTTTAAAGCGTTAGCTGAGGATTTAGAGCGGGAATATTATCCAATTATTGAAACAGTCCGGAATGCTTTTGAAAAGTACAATTTTCATGTATCATTTAAACAGATGAATGATTTTGTGTGGATAATTAGCGCAATAAAAATAGCATGAAGGAGAGATATATCAATGTCTAAAAAAATGAATGTAGAAAGTTTTAATCTTGATCATACAAAAGTAAAGGCGCCCTATGTAAGATTAGTTGGAGTTACTGAAGGTGCAAATGGTGACAAAGTACACAAGTATGATATTCGTTTTAAACAACCAAATAAAGAACACATGGAAATGCCAGGTCTCCATTCTTTAGAACATCTAATGGCAGAAAATATTCGTAATCATTCTGATGCAGTTCTTGATATTGGACCAATGGGATGTCAGACAGGATTTTATCTATCATTACTCAATCACGAGGATTATGAAGATGTTCTTGCAATGATTGAGAAAACTCTAGAAGACGTTTTACAGGCAACTGAAGTACCAGCATGTAACGAAGTTCAGTGCGGATGGGCAGCAAACCATAGCCTTGAAGGTGCTCAGCAAATTGCAAAAGAAATGTTAAACGAAAAAACAGGTTGGTCAGAAGTATTTTAATGAAATAAAATCCTCATTGTACTCTTTCTCTCCAAGGTAGGAGTGACAATTCATTGGCAATATATGAATCGATTCAACAATTGATTGGCAATACACCTTTATTAAAAATTAATGAGATGGACATTCCAAATAATGTTCATCTCTATGCAAAATTAGAGTTTTTAAATCCTGGCGGTAGTGTGAAAGATCGATTAGGACAATATTTAATTGATAAAGCTTGGGAAAAAGGCTTCCTTAAGGAAGGAAGTACAATAATCGAACCAACAGCTGGAAATACTGGTATCGGTTTAGCTTTAGCTGCTAGAAAGAAACAATTATCAATTATTTTTTGTGTGCCTGAGCAATTTAGTGTCGAAAAGCAACAAATCATGAAAGCATTAGGGGCAACCATAGTCCATACTCCAAAAGAAAAAGGGATGATAGGTGCCATAGAAAAAGCGGAGCAATTAGTAGATGAAATACCAAATAGTTATTCTCCCCAACAGTTTTCCAATAAATTTAATCCAATGACTTATTATGAGACCATGGCGCCGGAAATTTGGAATGATTTACAAGGTAATATTGATATTTTTGTAGCGGGTGCAGGATCTGGAGGTACATTTACAGGGGTTGCGAGATATTTTAAAGAAAGAAAGAATTCGATTCATAATGTTATCGTTGAGCCTTTTGGATCGATTTTAGGTGGAGCAAAAGCTGGTCCACATTTGACTGAAGGAATTGGAATGGAATTTATTCCTGAGTACATGAATCAAACTTTAATGGATGAAGTACAAACTATTCCCGATAAAGAAGCTTTCTTGATGGTTGAAGAACTTGCTAGAAAAGAAGGATTATTAGTGGGTAGTTCTTCTGGATCCGCAATGGTAGCTGCTTTAAACAAAGCAAAAGAAGCAACATCAGGAACGACAATTGTTACCATTCTTCCTGATGGAAGTGATCGTTATTTAAGTAAACAGATTTATAATGTGTCAAAGCAATTATAAAGGAGTTTAGAGAAATGAGAGATAAGACGAAAATGATACATGGTGGAGTTACTTCAGATGAACGAACTGGAGCAGTAAGTG encodes:
- a CDS encoding ABC transporter ATP-binding protein; the encoded protein is MKGSTEKRLLKYALLYKKGITIGLVCLIIAVALELAGPLIAKRVIDEHILGVEGYWMEVSDQGTETVEYNNQFLKRADRVEDSDLSSGDTITLLQVGLSYYVFDEELPLTGKRSVDDNEIIIESGEEKITAIGEKLSASEAYPFFEPEKRPIIMLLVLYMVLLVIAGVFQFFQTFLLQKSANQVVKQMRTDLFQHTQRIPIRYYIDQPAGSVVARITNDTEAIRDLYERVLSIVVTSLIHMGGIFVALFILDPTLAAMCLFIIPLLYIWMKVYKYYGTKYNKVVRKTISEINGNISEAIQGMPIIQAFNRQKKTKEEFEVLNNRNYTYQKKLIKLSALTSYNLVTVIKNLTLVGFIWYFGSASFDITSVISIGMLYAFVDYINRLFEPASDIVNQLPLLEQARVAGTRVFELLDQDGEQVEVQPIPRYKGNIEFDQVTFSYKENESVLHNLSFSIHSGQTVAFVGHTGSGKSSIMNLLFRFYDPQKGTIRIDGMNTKDLSRQQVRSHMGIVLQDPFLFTGTIVSNVTMNDPNVSRDDAIKALQAVGASSFIERLPKGYDEPVNESGTTYSLGERQLISFARALAFNPAILILDEATANIDTETEQVIQRALEVLKKGRTTLVIAHRLSTIQQADQIIVLDHGTIKEQGNHDTLIKEKGYYYEMYQMQQGSIRANVS
- a CDS encoding S1 family peptidase — translated: MKSKNNKNHDIIDDDLYEEIEEEELHELVKEEQRKAIERSKNKEQSTKRPFPKWMFWVIAVAMTFNILAFFPQIISIPAIDFLQTSSTLSQNKDIQTYKEAVVVVETDDGRGTGFSITQQGKILTNEHVVEGYDSVVISFPELGLYEAEVIESYPEIDMAVLQTKNEEDVPYLTIDDQYQVSQDEGIRFIGNPLFFNGIANEGNIAGTVLLDNWDKEVVMIQAPVYRGNSGSPIINRAGDVVGVIFATLDHESKGKVGLYVPISYFTEL
- a CDS encoding PRC-barrel domain-containing protein, encoding MLYSSKMKEMNIRATDGDIGKIKDIYFNDNWNVKFAVVDTRKWLPGRKVLLPLHIFHPIHKDSEYVEVDYDKDQIRNSPPVPEDEHFTPDDQGNVLDYFGWNMYKDNAVSTPSHSPLVTFDHPGVDRSVPEEPHLNRNEILSNDKLRSEEETLDFKVHAKDGKIGNIVDLICDENNNWKITYLVVQNSENMTKNEFYIYRIEQIQTVDWFERDLYINDSVKGLEGTTPFTDKNEILSSLS
- the sigI gene encoding RNA polymerase sigma factor SigI, whose product is MMSQLKETPIEDKVYAIQQGDKYLQNELLRTYQPFIAKCVSEVCKRYIDPKRDDEFSIGLSAFNEAIFSYVPNKGSSFLSFAKLVIKRKVIDYIRYQQKRSASLSLDETYDEEQMENSLEIAAVQEKYQMEIDAQNRKEEILEFKEKLKLYKLSLVELTEVSPKHRDARESAVKTARILYNDPTLRDYVYRKKKLPIKDLVKKVDVSKKTLERNRKFILAMFIVLSEDYIYLKEYLKGVGQ
- a CDS encoding anti-sigma factor domain-containing protein produces the protein MKKGIVMERHRKYTILMTKDGSFVKGRVLSNQSEIGEEVVFRPIGNRQVMLRKQRGIPWKVSLLAAAILLVVLPMYFLSNGEKTFAYVTVDINPSIEMQVDDQFEVQRIEAINDDGEEIIKALNEYEHHSIEEVIREIIIESEDHGFASEKNMVVGISYLGEDISNSVPNHLQDYLSTLQEWRVATLIIPEKIRELAQEEKTSMNEMMATHMNDDEMIEGEALDSNDKAIINSFFNEIEEANPDSSQHESEKGEDKNKEVIIEEDNNDDVTDQSVANSEREKAVADTDEEDKEVNLLEKEVKPTEEIKDRNPGNQWEHRRFPSEKEDKKEQHDELNYYNKHKKEIQDKNDEHKNDIDKYDEHHRTNSKHHKHSELPKKEDKNNWPPKKKEKDNKEFK
- a CDS encoding YhdB family protein, which codes for MVIPDYDKALYYTLWGQWDDLLVLMVRTKDDILSKKIERFLNDYHFSMDHQQVLHSHDTLLYYLEHAMKLTTPLNPEKIEM
- a CDS encoding YhcN/YlaJ family sporulation lipoprotein codes for the protein MKLRIFAVMALLFVLVACQNAEENSMDNNMDEGNVEPTRYDNNSNLGQEMVDKNNSMQRDADQNQNTKYDVSEEAAEKISNQVEGIEDAYVLTTDNNAYVGAHLNQDNNNENNGQSEQAGDNVSDETKQQIADIVRSVDNSIENVYVTTNPDFMDLTDRYINDLDEGRPIEGFFDQFGNMIERIFPNNR
- a CDS encoding class I SAM-dependent DNA methyltransferase translates to MGREFIDIFEDWAPLYDDSVTGKDAQYEKVFEHYDQILSEVVEKSLDKVLEFGVGTGNLTNQLLKEGKSVIGIEPSSAMRKIAQKKIPDITILDGDFINFPKLTMPINSIVSTYAFHHLTDEEKKQAIKQFHEVLQPKGMVVFGDTMFETIEAKQKQIDIARKKGFKALAEDLEREYYPIIETVRNAFEKYNFHVSFKQMNDFVWIISAIKIA
- a CDS encoding S-ribosylhomocysteine lyase; amino-acid sequence: MSKKMNVESFNLDHTKVKAPYVRLVGVTEGANGDKVHKYDIRFKQPNKEHMEMPGLHSLEHLMAENIRNHSDAVLDIGPMGCQTGFYLSLLNHEDYEDVLAMIEKTLEDVLQATEVPACNEVQCGWAANHSLEGAQQIAKEMLNEKTGWSEVF
- a CDS encoding PLP-dependent cysteine synthase family protein, whose translation is MAIYESIQQLIGNTPLLKINEMDIPNNVHLYAKLEFLNPGGSVKDRLGQYLIDKAWEKGFLKEGSTIIEPTAGNTGIGLALAARKKQLSIIFCVPEQFSVEKQQIMKALGATIVHTPKEKGMIGAIEKAEQLVDEIPNSYSPQQFSNKFNPMTYYETMAPEIWNDLQGNIDIFVAGAGSGGTFTGVARYFKERKNSIHNVIVEPFGSILGGAKAGPHLTEGIGMEFIPEYMNQTLMDEVQTIPDKEAFLMVEELARKEGLLVGSSSGSAMVAALNKAKEATSGTTIVTILPDGSDRYLSKQIYNVSKQL